The region TTCCGCGCCCTGTCCGAGACCCTGGCCACCGAGGCAATGACCGCGCTGGGCATGCTGCGGAAGACGACGACGGCGGAACTGCAGATCGGCGGCGGCAAGGACTTCCCGGCCACCGAGGCTGAAGAGCGCCTGTGGGTCAACCGCATGGCCTCCGACGTGGCCGACCGTGACCGCGTCCGGGTCCTGCTGACCCGCTACGGCACCCGCGCCGTCGACGTCCTGGAGTTCCTGTCCCAGGGCGGGGACCAGCTGCTGGCCTCCACCAGCGAGCTCAGCACCCGCGAGCTGACCTACATGGTGGAAAACGAGCAGATCACGCAGCTCGCCGACATCCTGATCCGCCGCACCTCGCTGGCCTTCCGCGGCCTGGTGTCCGAGGACATGCTGACCGAGCTGGCGGACCTGCTGGCCCCGCAGCTGGGCTGGGACGACGCCGAAAAGCGCCGCCAGGCCGAGTTCGCCCGCGACCTGCTGGTCACCATGCACGGCATGAAGATCCCGGCGCTGGCTTCCTAACCCGGAGTAAAGCAAAGAAGCAAAGCAGCAACAGCAGAGGGCGGACACCGATACGGTGTCGGCCCTCTGCTGTTTCCCGAACCGGGCGGCGGTCTACTGTCTGCGGCCTAGAGTTCGGTGGTCGCCGTCGCGTAATCCAGTCGGGGCAGTCGCGGGTGGCGTGGCTCGCCGGCAGGCACACCGATGTTGACGACGAGGAAGGACTGCAGGTTGAGGCCTGCGTGCAGGTCAGCGTCCAGCCCGGCGGCGTCGAACCCGCCCATCGGCCCCGCGGCCAGGCCCAGTGCACGGACCGCCAGGAGGAAGTATCCGGCCTGCAGATGCGCATTGTCATTGCCCATCACGGCACTCAGTTCCGGGTTGGCGGCAAAGACTGCGCCCTGCTGCGGTGCCGGCGGGAAAACGGTGGGGAAGTGCTCAGGCCAGGTGCGGTCAAAGCTCAGCACCGCAACCATGGGAGCCGCGGCCGTCTTGGCCTTGTTGCCTTCGGCCATGTGCTGCACCAGCCGCTGCCGAGCCGCGGCGGAACGCACCCAGGTGATCCGCAGCGGCTGGATGTTCATCGCCGTCGGACCCATCTTGGTCAAGTCGTAGATGGATTGAAGCTGCTCGTCCGTGACAGCGGCCGTAGTGAATTCCGAGACCGTGCGCGCGTCACGGAAGAGGAGGCCGAGGGCTGCGGCATCGATGGCGGGGATGGACTCCAGAGTGCCGTCGTTCATACGCAGCACACCTCCTTAGGGTAACGGTTCGTGTCTCCAGACACTTGACGCTTCAAGTAAACCCGAAAGGGGTGCAGAATAAGGGCGGCGCCTATGGTGACATCCATCACACCCATAGGTGCGCGGAGGCAGCAGAGCGGACTTGCCGTCCGGTAACGGACCTGCCGGCCTAAGCGACCGCGCTGGACGGAGCCCAGACGGCGTCCAGCTTGGCGCCGGCCTCCACTTCAGAGAGTCCGAGCGAGAGGGAAATCTCCGTCAGCAGCGGCCGACGGGCGTGCCGGAGCATTTCCCGTTCGGCCTGCGAGAGACCGCGGTCCGCCTCGCGCAACATCAGGTTGCGGACCACGGCCGCAATCACCATCGGATCACCGGTGGCAAGTTTCTCCGCGTTGTCCTTGTACCGGCGCGACCATTGGGGATCTTCTTTATCCGCGGGCGCGCGGAGGACGCCAAACAGTGTGTCGAGTCCCGCCCGGTCCAGGACCGGACGAAGGCCTACATGGTCCACTTGGTCAACGGGCACCCAGACCATCAGGTGGGAGGACTGGACCTCCAGGACAATACAGTTCTTCTGCATGCGCGGATGCGTTTGGAAGGAGCTGACAACGGCGGGGCCGTGATGGGGGTGGACCAGGATCTGGCCTTTGGAAAATGGCAACTGCTACCTCCAAGGAAGAGGAAAGGCAGGGGCGAGTGACGAGACTCTTATCATTTTACCGCTTCCCGCAGGAGGCAGAATGGAAGAGTGACTTCTCCGGCCTCTCCGCACCCAACCAACCCGCCCTTCGACCTTGCGGGCATAGGCAACGGGTTGGTCTTCGCCGAGTCGGTCCCGCAGCTCGCAGCGGCGCTGGGCGGAGGTGCCGGCGAAACGCACGGAGCGGGCACCGCCGTCGTCCAGGCCCCGCCCGGAACCGGAAAGACAACCCTGGTGCCGCCGCTCGTCGCCAACGTACTCACCCGCGGAGGGACGCGGCCGCGGGTGGTGGTCACCCAGCCGCGGCGCGTTGCGGTCCGTTCGGCGGCCCGCCGGCTGGCTGCGTTGGACGGCTCTGCCCTCGGCGGGCGGATCGGCTACACGGTCCGGGGCGAGAGCCGCACGGGACCCTCCACGCTGGTGGAATTCGTGACGCCGGGAATTCTGCTGCGCCGCCTGCTGGCCGACCCGGGCCTGGACGGAACGGCCGCCGTCATCCTGGATGAGGTCCATGAGCGGGGGCTGGAAACGGACCTCCTGCTTGGAATGCTCACCGAGGTCCGCCAGCTGCGCGAGGACCTGACCCTGGTGGCCATGTCCGCAACCCTCGACGCACCGCGGTTCGCCGCGCTGATCGGTTCGCCCGACGGCGCCGGGCCGGCTCCCGTGGTCGGCTGCCCGTCTGCGCTGCACCCGCTCGAAACGGTCTGGGCCCCCGCGCCGGTTCCCCGCTTCGATGAACGCGGCGTGACCCGCGGGTTCCTGGACCATGTCGCGGATACTGCGCTTCGGGCCCATTCCCACGCCGTGGCCCGGGATCCGGATGTCGATGCCTTGGTGTTTGTGCCCGGCGCACGTGAGGTGTCCACCGTGGCGGGCCGGCTGCGTTCGCGTATTCCGGCGGGAACGGAGGTATTGGAACTGCATGGGCAGATTACGCCCGCCGAGCAGGACCGGGCCGTTTCCGGCCGCGGCCCGGGCGAGCCCGCCCGGATCATTGTGTCCACGTCACTGGCCGAATCCTCGCTGACCGTTCCTGGTGTCCGGCTGGTCATCGACTCGGGGCTTGCCCGCGAACCGCGCCGGGATGCGATGCGCGGGATGTCCGGCCTCGTCACTGTCTCCTGTTCCCGTGCCTCCGCCGAGCAGCGGGCCGGCCGCGCCGCCCGGCTGGGGCCGGGTACGGTGGTGCGCTGCTATGACGACAGGGCCTACGGAGCCGCGCCCGCCCACCAGACCCCGGAAATCGCCGTCGCGGACCTCACGGCCGCAGCCCTGGTGCTGGCATGCTGGGGTGCCCCGGGAGGTGAGGGCCTGTCCCTTCCCGACGCACCGCCGCCGGCCGCCATGCGCGACGCCCTCCAGGTGCTGCGCGGGATCGGTGCCGTGGACGCCGAGGGGCTGGCAACGCCCCGCGGCAAAACACTCGCGGGCGTGCCCGCCGATCCCCGGCTCGCACGGGCACTGCTCGACGGCGCCGGTGCGGTGGGTGCCCGGACCGCAGCCGAGGTCGTTGCCCTGCTTTCGGGGGACAACCGTGCACACGGGGCGGACCTCACCCGCTTGCTGGCCGGACTGCGGACCGGACGCGAGCCCGGTGAACGCCGGTGGTCCGAAGACGTCAGGAGGCTGGAACAGCTGGCCCGCCGGGAGAAGTCTGCCGGCCCTGCCGAACGGGAAGTCCCGGCCGGGGAAGCGCCGGGGTACGTGATTGCCCTGGCCTTCCCGGACCGGATTGCGCGGCGCGTTCCCGGCGCGGGCCCGGAGCGTTACCTGCTCGCCTCCGGAACCCGTGCCGGACTGCCTGCGGGCAGTTCCCTCACGGGACAGGACTGGCTGGCCGTCGCCGATGTCGCCCGGGCCGAGGGGCGCGACGCCGCCGGCACCGGTGCCGTGATCCGCGCTGCCGCCCCGCTGACCCTGGACACCGCGGAAGCCGCCGCCGAACACCTCGTCACGGACACTGTGGAGGCGGAATTCGCCGGCGGCCGGGTCACCGCGCGCCGGGAACACCGGCTCGGCGCAATCCTGCTCGGCTCCACCCCGGTACGCCCGTCCGCCGAGGAGGGACGGGCCGCCGTCGCCCGCGCCCTGACGGCAAAGGGGCTTGAACTGGTCGGCTTCTCCACGGCCGCCGACGCGCTGCGCCGGCGCCTGGCCCTGCTGCACCGGGAACTGGGGGAGCCATGGCCGGATGTCAGCGAGCCGGCCCTGCTGGCCCGGCTGCAGGACTGGCTCGGCCCCGAACTGGACGCCCTGGCCCGCGGAGCATCCGCCAACAGCATCGACCTCACCGATGCGCTGCGGCGGCTGCTGCCCTGGCCGGAGGCATCCCGGCTGGGCGACCTCGTCCCGGAACGGCTTGAAGTGCCCAGCGGTTCACGGGTCCGGATCGACTACCCGGATCCGGAGCACGACGACGGCGGACGGCCGGTGGTGGCGGTCAAGCTGCAGGAGTGCTTCGGATGGGCCGAAACCCCGCGGCTCGTGGAGGGACGCGTCCCGGTGCTCTTCCACCTGCTGTCCCCGGCAGGCAGGCCGCTGGCCGTCACCGACGACCTGGCATCCTTCTGGTCCGGACCCTATGCCCAGGTCCGGTCCGAGATGCGCGGCCGGTACCCACGGCACCCGTGGCCGGAGGACCCCTGGTCTGCCAAGGCCACGGCAAGGACAAAGGCCCGGATGTAACAGCGGATGCGAGGACCGTCACACGGGAAGCTGCCGGGCGTCGTCGTCCGCGGGTTCTAGGCTTGAACCGCGGCCCATGTGCCTCCGGCCGCAGTGAAAGGTTCCTTGTTTCCCGTGCAGCAGCATGTCCGTAGCTTCCTCACCGTGCCTCCGGGCCGCGGGCACCGGGTGCCTGCCGTCCGCGTGGCGATCGGGGTGTTCCTGCCGCTGCTGGTCCTGATCCTGCTGGGGCGGACCGACCTGACGATGTGCGCTATCTTCGGTTCGCTGACCGGTGTTTTCGGCCGTGCGGAACTGCACTGGCGGCGTCTGCAGCACCAGTCCCTGTCGGGCATGTTGATGGTCCTGACCGTGCTGGCCGGTGTGTTCCTGTCCCTCTCCGGAGCGGATTCCTGGACGGTGGTGGGGGCGGGAACCGTGATCGCGGGCCTTATTGCGGCGGCTGCCAGTTATCTGAGGGTGCGCCCCGCCGGCCCGTTTACCTACATCTTCGCGTTTACCGCCACCTCCGCTGCACCGTTCTCCGGAGGGTTGGAGGAGGCTGCGCTGACTACGGCGGGCAGCGTGCTGCTCGCCGTGGCGCTGGGTTTTGCCGGCCGGCTGCACGCGCGCCGCCACACTCCACGGACATTGCTCCCGTACCGGCCGCCGTCCTGGGGGCGGATCCTGCGCCACTCGGGCCGGTACGCTGCTGCCGTTGCTGCCGCGGGTTCGATTTCGGCGGGGTTGGGGCTGGGACACGGATACTGGGCGATGCTCGCCGCCTGCGCTCCGATCGCGGCAGTGGACGCGGCCGGGGGAGTGACCCGCGCAGTGCACTTCATCCTGGGCACCTACGCCGGTGTGCTGGTCTCTGCGGTGCTGCTCCAGGTTCAGTGGTCGCCGGTCCAGCT is a window of Arthrobacter sp. zg-Y1171 DNA encoding:
- the hrpB gene encoding ATP-dependent helicase HrpB encodes the protein MTSPASPHPTNPPFDLAGIGNGLVFAESVPQLAAALGGGAGETHGAGTAVVQAPPGTGKTTLVPPLVANVLTRGGTRPRVVVTQPRRVAVRSAARRLAALDGSALGGRIGYTVRGESRTGPSTLVEFVTPGILLRRLLADPGLDGTAAVILDEVHERGLETDLLLGMLTEVRQLREDLTLVAMSATLDAPRFAALIGSPDGAGPAPVVGCPSALHPLETVWAPAPVPRFDERGVTRGFLDHVADTALRAHSHAVARDPDVDALVFVPGAREVSTVAGRLRSRIPAGTEVLELHGQITPAEQDRAVSGRGPGEPARIIVSTSLAESSLTVPGVRLVIDSGLAREPRRDAMRGMSGLVTVSCSRASAEQRAGRAARLGPGTVVRCYDDRAYGAAPAHQTPEIAVADLTAAALVLACWGAPGGEGLSLPDAPPPAAMRDALQVLRGIGAVDAEGLATPRGKTLAGVPADPRLARALLDGAGAVGARTAAEVVALLSGDNRAHGADLTRLLAGLRTGREPGERRWSEDVRRLEQLARREKSAGPAEREVPAGEAPGYVIALAFPDRIARRVPGAGPERYLLASGTRAGLPAGSSLTGQDWLAVADVARAEGRDAAGTGAVIRAAAPLTLDTAEAAAEHLVTDTVEAEFAGGRVTARREHRLGAILLGSTPVRPSAEEGRAAVARALTAKGLELVGFSTAADALRRRLALLHRELGEPWPDVSEPALLARLQDWLGPELDALARGASANSIDLTDALRRLLPWPEASRLGDLVPERLEVPSGSRVRIDYPDPEHDDGGRPVVAVKLQECFGWAETPRLVEGRVPVLFHLLSPAGRPLAVTDDLASFWSGPYAQVRSEMRGRYPRHPWPEDPWSAKATARTKARM
- a CDS encoding CarD family transcriptional regulator; translation: MPFSKGQILVHPHHGPAVVSSFQTHPRMQKNCIVLEVQSSHLMVWVPVDQVDHVGLRPVLDRAGLDTLFGVLRAPADKEDPQWSRRYKDNAEKLATGDPMVIAAVVRNLMLREADRGLSQAEREMLRHARRPLLTEISLSLGLSEVEAGAKLDAVWAPSSAVA
- a CDS encoding FUSC family protein, with amino-acid sequence MQQHVRSFLTVPPGRGHRVPAVRVAIGVFLPLLVLILLGRTDLTMCAIFGSLTGVFGRAELHWRRLQHQSLSGMLMVLTVLAGVFLSLSGADSWTVVGAGTVIAGLIAAAASYLRVRPAGPFTYIFAFTATSAAPFSGGLEEAALTTAGSVLLAVALGFAGRLHARRHTPRTLLPYRPPSWGRILRHSGRYAAAVAAAGSISAGLGLGHGYWAMLAACAPIAAVDAAGGVTRAVHFILGTYAGVLVSAVLLQVQWSPVQLAVLLAMLQLCGEIYAVLHYGLAMVFLTPVALLMTGFVATQPVLAVTLDRAVQTTIGALVALAVIAATTRRSAPAARSSTH
- a CDS encoding malonic semialdehyde reductase, whose amino-acid sequence is MNDGTLESIPAIDAAALGLLFRDARTVSEFTTAAVTDEQLQSIYDLTKMGPTAMNIQPLRITWVRSAAARQRLVQHMAEGNKAKTAAAPMVAVLSFDRTWPEHFPTVFPPAPQQGAVFAANPELSAVMGNDNAHLQAGYFLLAVRALGLAAGPMGGFDAAGLDADLHAGLNLQSFLVVNIGVPAGEPRHPRLPRLDYATATTEL